GGCGGCGCCGACCCGGCGACGAACCTCGCGCTGCAGAACGCGATCGAGAAGGCGCGCTCGTACTCGATGCCGAAGGACAACATCGAGCGTGCCATCGCCAGGGGCACCGGTGCCGACGCCGACGGCTCCGCGTTCGAGACCGTCGTCTACGAGGGCTATGGCCCGGAGGGCGTCGCCGTCATCGTCGAGGCGCTCACCGACAACCGCAACCGCACCGCGTCCGACGTCCGGCACCTGTTCTCGAAGCACGGCGGCAACCTCGGCGCCACGGGGGCCGTCGCCTGGCAGTTCGAGCGGCGCGGCATCGTCCTCGTAGCGGCCGAGGGCGTCGACGAGGAGGAGCTCTTCCTCCTGGCCGCGGACGCAGGGGCCGACGACGTGGAACGCGATGGTTCCGTGTTCCAGGTCGCGAGCGCGCCCGAACAGCTTGCCGCCGTGCGGGAGGCGATCGAGGCGGCCGGGCTGACGATCGAGTCCGCCGAGCTGTCGATGGTGCCGAAGGTCACCGTCGCGATCGACGACGAGAAGACCGCGAAGCAGGTCGTGCGCCTCGTCGAGGGACTCGAGGACAACGACGACGTGCAGGACGTGTACGCCAACTTCGACATCCCCGAGAGCCTGCTCGAGGCCGTCGCGTCGTAGGCGGCCGGCCGCGGCGTGCGGCGGGTCGGCGCCGGGCGGCGATGCGCGGGCCGCCGTG
This portion of the Gaiella occulta genome encodes:
- a CDS encoding YebC/PmpR family DNA-binding transcriptional regulator, which produces MSGHSKWSTIKHKKGAADAKRGKLFTKLSRSIMVAAKEGGADPATNLALQNAIEKARSYSMPKDNIERAIARGTGADADGSAFETVVYEGYGPEGVAVIVEALTDNRNRTASDVRHLFSKHGGNLGATGAVAWQFERRGIVLVAAEGVDEEELFLLAADAGADDVERDGSVFQVASAPEQLAAVREAIEAAGLTIESAELSMVPKVTVAIDDEKTAKQVVRLVEGLEDNDDVQDVYANFDIPESLLEAVAS